From Amphiprion ocellaris isolate individual 3 ecotype Okinawa chromosome 2, ASM2253959v1, whole genome shotgun sequence, a single genomic window includes:
- the sid1 gene encoding secreted immunoglobulin domain 1 encodes MSLLSQLMMASVLLWVIVLALHGFHHHAATLPTSTVQVSVGEDAILQCPLMNTSNASTTTTTTTTTTTAAPTARSTLSWYRKAAGQGPQLLLTLRSSDGSNVRYGDGVGPDKVSAAADGSLLLRGSQQSDSAVYYCGISQGDEHNKEPTPQILREE; translated from the exons ATGAGTTTGCTCAGTCAGTTGATGATGGCGTCTGTGCTGCTCTGGGTGATCGTCCTCGCTCTCCACG gTTTCCATCACCATGCGGCCACTCTGCCGACCTCCACCGTCCAAGTGAGTGTGGGTGAGGATGCCATCCTGCAGTGCCCCTTGATGAACACCTCCAAtgcctccaccaccaccaccaccaccaccaccaccaccacagctgCCCCGACTGCCCGCTCCACCCTCAGCTGGTACAGGAAGGCAGCAGGACAGGGGCCACAGCTGCTTCTGACCCTCAGGTCCTCTGATGGCTCTAATGTGAGGTACGGCGACGGCGTTGGTCCTGATAAAGTGTCGGCTGCAGCCGACGGCTCACTGCTACTGCGAGGCTCCCAGCAGAGCGACTCAGCGGTTTACTACTGTGGGATCAGCCAAGGCGACGAGCACAACAAGGAACCAACACCACAGATCCTCCGGGAGGAATAA